A genomic window from Punica granatum isolate Tunisia-2019 chromosome 2, ASM765513v2, whole genome shotgun sequence includes:
- the LOC116197194 gene encoding probable plastidic glucose transporter 1: MGAATVLFQPPSPAPAVIVPPPGGRLFTSSHSTSQTCLLRLRLRQKKFVVPAAKKQPLTEIKTKEPESGDSSELSRGENSGCSDIGWLPSFPHVSVASMSNFLFGYHIGVMNGPIVSVARELGFEGNALLEGLVVSIFIAGAFVGSLSCGSLVDKLGCRRTFQIDTIPLILGAIISAQAHSLDEILLGRFLVGLGIGVNTVLVPIYISEVAPTKYRGSLGTLCQIGTCLGIIASLFLGLPSQDDPHWWRTMLYIASVPGIILAFGMQYAVESPRWLCKVGRLDDAKAVIRNLWGASEVDRAIGEFQSVIKNDGTDLESRWLELLEEPHCRVACIGGALFVLQQFAGINGVLYFSSLTFQDVGITSGALASLLIGLTNLGGAICALYLMDKQGRKTLLIGSYLGMAVSMFLAVYAIDFPPDEELGHTLSILGTVMYIFTFAIGAGPVTGLIIPELSGSRTRGKIMGFSFCVHWVCNFLVGLFFLELVEKFGVDSVYAGFGGVSALSAIFAYSFLIETKGRSLEEIEMSLNPNFKGRDRDI; this comes from the exons ATGGGAGCGGCCACCGTGCTCTTCCAGCCGCCCAGCCCGGCTCCGGCGGTCATCGTGCCACCGCCCGGAGGGAGACTCTTTACCTCTTCCCATTCCACCAGTCAGACGTGTCTTCTACGGCTTCGGCTTCGCCAGAAGAAGTTCGTTGTCCCGGCGGCAAAGAAGCAGCCACTCACTGAGATAAAGACAAAAGAGCCAG AGAGTGGAGATTCGTCAGAGCTGTCGAGAGGCGAGAACAGTGGATGTTCTGATATAGGATGGCTGCCTTCTTTTCCTCACGTGTCGGTAGCTTCCATGTCCAATTTCCTCTTCGGTTATCACATCGG AGTTATGAACGGTCCTATAGTGTCCGTTGCACGAGAACTGGGGTTTGAAGGAAATGCTCTTCTTGAAGGGCTCGTGGTGAGCATATTTATAGCTGGGGCTTTTGTTGGAAGCCTAAGCTGTGGGTCCCTTGTGGACAAACTTGGTTGTCGCCGTACATTTCAGATTGATACCATCCCCTTGATTCTTGGTGCAATCATAAG TGCACAAGCCCACTCGTTGGATGAAATCCTTCTGGGAAGATTTCTTGTAGGCCTTGGTATTGGCGTGAACACAGTTCTCGTGCCAATTTATATCTCGGAG GTTGCTCCAACAAAATATAGGGGTTCACTCGGAACATTGTGCCAAATTGGCACTTGCCTGGGAATTATTGCATCTCTATTTCTCGGACTTCCATCGCAAGATGATCCACATTG GTGGAGAACAATGCTCTATATTGCCAGTGTTCCTGGTATTATTCTTGCATTTGGCATGCAGTACGCTGTAGAAAGCCCTCGATGGCTATGCAAA GTGGGGAGACTAGATGATGCTAAGGCAGTTATACGTAATTTATGGGGAGCATCTGAAGTTGACAGAGCAATTGGAGAATTTCAGTCTGTCATCAAGAATGATGGAACTGATTTGGAAAGCAGATGGTTGGAACTCTTGGAGGAACCACACTGTAGAG TTGCATGTATTGGAGGTGCCCTTTTTGTGCTACAACAGTTTGCCGGTATAAATGGAGTCCTATATTTCTCATCCCTAACTTTCCAGGATGTTGGAATTACAAGTGGTGCTTTGGCGAGCTTGTTGATTGGATTGACCAACCTCGGAG GTGCTATCTGTGCATTATACTTGATGGATAAGCAGGGGAGGAAAACGCTATTAATTGGAAGCTACTTGGGGATG GCTGTTTCTATGTTTCTCGCAGTATATGCAATTGATTTTCCACCAGATGAAGAGCTTGGCCATACTTTATCAATTTTAGGAACAGTCAT GTACATATTTACTTTTGCCATTGGAGCTGGGCCTGTGACTGGTCTCATCATCCCGGAACTCAGCGGCAGTAGGACACGTGGGAAGATTATGGGATTCAGCTTCTGTGTCCATTGG GTATGCAACTTCTTGGTGGGTCTATTCTTCCTGGAACTGGTGGAGAAATTTGGAGTGGACTCGGTGTATGCCGGCTTTGGCGGAGTGTCCGCGTTGTCAGCAATATTTGCTTACTCCTTTCTAATTGAAACAAAAGGCCGGTCTCTTGAAGAGATAGAGATGTCTCTTAATCCCAATTTTAAAGGTAGAGATAGAGATATATAG
- the LOC116193527 gene encoding nucleobase-ascorbate transporter 1, producing the protein MADITHPPMDQLQDLEYCIDSNPPWVETILLAFQNYILMLGTSVMIPSMLVPIMGGSDGDKARVIQTLLFVAGINTLLQALFGTRLPAVVGGSFAYVIPIVYIIGDSSLQKIDDSHERFIQTMRAIQGALIVASSIQIILGYSQVWGLFSRFFSPLGVAPVVGLVGLGLFQRGFPALGNCVEIGIPMLLLVIGLSQYLKHVRPIRDIPIFERFPVLICVAIVWIYALILTASGAYRDKPTLTQRSCRTDRANLISTAPWFKFPYPLQWGPPTFSAGHAFAMMSPVLVSMVESTGAYKAASRLAIATPPPAYVLSRGIGWQGIGILLDGLFGTGTGSTVSVENVGLLGLTRVGSRRVVQISAGFMIFFSTLGKFGAVFASIPFPIFAALYCLLFGLVASVGLSFLQFTNMNSMRNLIITGLSLFLGISIPQFFNEYWIPSRQGLVHTRAGWFNAFLNAIFSSPPTVGLIVAVFLDNTLEVEKSKKDRGMPWWVKFRTFRGDNRNEEFYTLPFNLNRFFPPT; encoded by the exons ATGGCGGACATAACCCACCCTCCAATGGATCAGCTCCAGGACCTCGAGTACTGCATCGACTCCAACCCTCCTTGGG TGGAAACCATCTTGCTGGCATTCCAAAATTACATCCTGATGCTGGGAACCAGTGTAATGATTCCTTCCATGCTTGTCCCCATAATGGGCGGGAGCGAT GGCGACAAGGCACGTGTAATACAAACATTGCTCTTTGTAGCTGGCATTAACACACTTCTCCAAGCACTGTTTGGAACCAGGTTACCTGCGGTAGTTGGAGGCTCCTTTGCTTATGTGATTCCAATAGTGTACATCATAGGTGACTCATCACTTCAGAAGATTGATGATTCTCATGAA AGATTTATACAAACAATGCGGGCTATCCAAGGAGCTCTTATTGTAGCTTCGAGCATACAAATCATCTTGGGCTACAGCCAAGTCTGGGGTCTATTTTCACG ATTTTTCAGTCCTCTTGGCGTGGCTCCTGTGGTTGGATTAGTTGGTCTCGGATTGTTCCAACGAGGTTTTCCGGCC CTGGGCAATTGTGTGGAAATTGGAATTCCTATGCTTCTGCTAGTCATTGGATTATCACAG TATCTAAAGCACGTGAGACCAATAAGAGACATCCCCATTTTCGAGAGGTTTCCTGTGCTGATCTGTGTCGCCATTGTCTGGATCTATGCCCTTATCTTGACTGCCAGCGGGGCTTACAGAGACAAGCCTACTCTTACTCAACGCAGTTGCCGTACAGATAGGGCTAATCTCATATCTACTGCCCCATG GTTCAAGTTTCCATATCCTTTGCAGTGGGGTCCGCCCACTTTTTCAGCTGGTCATGCATTCGCCATGATGTCTCCTGTCCTTGTTTCAATGGTTGag TCAACTGGGGCTTACAAAGCAGCATCTCGATTAGCGATTGCAACTCCCCCTCCTGCATATGTACTTAGCCGAGGCATTGGGTGGCag GGAATAGGGATCTTGCTCGATGGTCTTTTTGGAACAGGCACGGGCTCCACTGTTTCTGT GGAAAATGTGGGACTCCTAGGACTTACCCGAGTTGGGAGCCGGAGAGTGGTCCAGATATCTGCTGGCTTCATGATATTCTTCTCCACCTTAG GAAAGTTCGGAGCCGTATTTGCATCTATTCCCTTCCCAATATTTGCCGCCTTGTATTGTCTTCTCTTTGGCCTTGTAG CATCTGTTGGACTATCCTTCCTTCAATTCACAAACATGAACTCGATGAGGAACCTTATCATCACGGGGCTGTCGCTGTTTCTCGGAATATCCATTCCACAGTTCTTCAATGAATACTGGATTCCTTCTCGACAGGGCCTCGTGCACACTAGAGCTGGTTGG TTCAATGCTTTCCTGAACGCGATATTCTCATCACCACCAACTGTGGGTCTGATCGTCGCGGTCTTCCTAGACAACACCTTGGAAGtggaaaaatcaaagaaagatCGGGGAATGCCCTGGTGGGTAAAGTTCCGAACATTCCGAGGCGACAACAGGAACGAAGAATTCTACACGCTGCCATTCAATCTCAACAGATTCTTCCCGCCGACATAG